The Kiritimatiellia bacterium genome segment CAAGTTCAATTCGTCGATACCCCCCAAATACCACTCGGCCTCCGGCTCGGTGCATCCGATGTAGGCCTTGGCGGTCCCCGCCGTGTCGAGGGCCCCCACGTTGTTCGAAATGCCGATCTGCACGCCGTCGCTGTACAACCGTTTCGCCGTCCCGTCGTATACCCCGGTCACCAGATGCCACCCATCCGTGTAGTTCGCCGCCGAGATGGACACGTCCAATTCGTTGTAAACACCCGCGATATGAAGGCCGAAAGAAACGATGGTCCCAAACTCCTGAAACGCCAGGATGTGCCGCGCCGACAAATCCTCCTTGCGGTAAATGTTCCTGTAGCGCTGCGTCGTCAGGCCGCCGGATTTCACCCATGCGCTGATCGTGATGGTGGAAGACGGTTTCAGCGCCGTGCTGTGATTCTTCGCGATCCGGGAATTGGTCCCGTTGAACCAGCCGACGTTTCCGATGTTGTCCGCCGCAAACACGACATTGGAAACGTTCCCCCCCAACCGGTTGGTGGAAGAATCGGCGCCGCTCCCCATATGCAACACCAGGCGATAATCCGCGTTCCAAACGGCGCCGTTGGTCGTGTAGGCGGGTGCGTTGGTCTCCGCGGGATCTCCCCAGCAGGCCCTGATGTAATCGTTACTGCCCGACAACAGCGGCATCCTGACCCAGATCATCGAATCGCCGTTCGTATTCCACGTCTCGATCTCGTACGCCAGCTCATTGGTCTCTGCGGCGTCGTACACGCGCAGGTCCGCGCCGTTGGTGGTGATGAACTGCGAATACAGGAAGTTCGTCCGGCCCTCGTTGAACACGACCAGCAGCGGGAAGTTGGTCAGGACTGCCGGCTTGTCGTACCCGGCGACACGGATCGCCATGGACTGCTTCACGGCCTGTGCCGGAGGCCCCGCCGTGCCGACGATCAACAGCATCGTGAGGAGGCGCGGCGAAGTGAAACGGAGAGCCCGATGAGGTGTCTTCATGGAACGGAGCCTCCTTGCTCCGCGCATTCCGCGATGAACTGCCGTGCGAAATGGCATGCGGCCTGTGCGGCTTCCTATGGGAGAAGTATGAGGGCCAGCGAAGGAGTGATCAAGAAGGAAAAGGGCGATCCCGAGTCGCGCTACTCCACGACGATGCGCACCCGGTCGCTCTGGCCCAGGGCGTTGCAGCAGACGAGCTGGTGGGCGCCGCGTTCGATCGGCCAGAACAGCCCGCCGCCCTGCCCGTAATAGCGGTTGTCGATGAACCAGTGCAGGTCGCCTGACGCCGTTCCCCCGCCCGCCCGCAGGGCGATCTGCTGGCGGTCGCCCGACCAGTGATCGAGCATCCGGAACACCGTTCCGGCCGCGGGCGAGGTGATCCGCAACGCGTCCGGCGCGTCGCGCGTGCGCCCGGCGGCCGCCATGGCGGGAGCGGCTGCCGACCGGCCGTGCATGGGACATGGCGTGAACAGCGAGGCGCCGGCAATATACCAGTCTTCGACGGCCTGTTCGCACTGCGAACCCGACGGGCAGCCGGAGACCGCGCACACGCTACGCTTCTTCAACCCCTCCGGCCGCGCGAACCAGGGGCCGTCGCCCTGGGGGTACAGGCCCCGGAAGATCTCCCACGCCACGGGCGCGGCGGCCTCGACGCCCACCAGGGCCTCGTCGGACTCGCCGTCCGGATGACCGATCCACACCCCGACGACGTATTCCGGGTTGAAGGCGATGGTCCACGCGTCGCGGCAGGCGGAACTCGTGCCCGTCTTCCAGGCCATCCGCGGCATCCGGACATCCGCCTGGTGGCCGGAGAGTTCCCCCATCCGCTCGTCGCCGCCCAGGATGTCCGCGATGAGCCAGCAGGCTTCGGGGGAGAACAACCGGGCGCCCTTCGGCGCGGCCGGGGGCATGTCGTCCATGACCTTCCACGGCATGAAGTGCCCGCCCCTGGCCAGCGCCGCGTAGGCGTTAACCAGGTCGAGCAGGCGGACCTCGCCCTGGCCCAGGACCAGGCCCAGGCCATAGTGGTCCGTCGCGCGCGACAGGGACCGGAGCCCGGCGCGTCGGAACAGCCCCAGCAGCCGCTCCCCGCCGATCCGTTCCGCCAGGGCCAGCACGGGAAGGTTCAGCGACAGGACCAGGGCCTCGCGCGCGGTCACGTCCCCGCGAAACTCCTTCCCGAAGTTTTGCGGACGGTAGTCCCGGTACAGCGCGGGCTCGTCGCGAAGCACGGTCAGGGGCGTCGCCAGCCCGCGGTCGAACGCCGCGGCGTAGACGAACGGCTTGAGCGTGGACCCCGCGCCCCGCGGCGCGAGCGCGCCGTTGACCTGGCCGCGCCGCGCCGCGTCGAAATAATCCGGCGACCCGACCATCGCCCGGAGGGCCCCGGTCTTCACCTCCAGGATCACCACCGCCCCGCCCATGATGCCTAGAGGGTCTAGGTATCCACGCCGGCGGGTCAACGCGGATTCTGCCAGCGACTGCAGGGCCGGGTCCAGGGTCGTGTGCAGCGTCCGTCCTTCCTGGCCCGGCGGCAATCGGTCCAGCACGAATTGGGCGAAATGCGGAGCGGCGAAGACATACCGGCCCGGCTTGATCTCGCAGGGACGCTCCGCCGCCCGGGCGCGCTGGGCCTCCGTGATCATCCCCAACGCCGCCATGCGGTCCAGCACGTAGGCCTGCCTCTTGCTCGCGCGCGCGGGATGCCGGTCCGGCCGGAACCGCGCGGGGGCCTGCGGCAACCCGGCCAGCAGCGCCGCCTCGGCCAGGCTCAAGTCGTGGGCCGACTTGCTGAAGTAGCGGCGCGCGGCCGATTCGATGCCGACGATGTTCGACCCGAACGGCGCCCGGTTGAGATACTGCTCGAGGATTTCCCGCTTGGTCAGCGCGCGCTCCATTTGCAGCGCCCGGAACGCCTCGATCAGTTTCGTGCGCAGCGTGCGTGGACGGGGCTGCACGAGGCGGATCACCTGCGTGGAAAGCGTCGAGGCCCCCGACACCCGCCGGAAGTGCAGGAGGTTCTGCCCGACCGCCCGGGCCAAGGCCAGCGGGTCGACGCCGGCATGCCGGTAGAAGCGCTGATCCTCCGCCGCAATCACCGCCTTCGCAATCCAGTCGTCCGGCCGCCACCGGTAGCGAGGCACATTGTCCGTGTCGCCCGGCCCCAACTTCAGGCGCAGCGGATTCCCTTCCCGGTCCGCCAGGACGGTGGCGGCGGGAAACTCGCCGAGCGCCGCGCGGGGGAAGGGAAACAAGAAATGCATGAGAAGAGCGCCGCAGACCATCAAGCCAAGCAACACAACCAATGTGACACGGGCGTTCCGCCCGCGCCGCTCATGCCCTTCACGGCCGGCACGGCCGTGCCACGTCCCCGGACCCGTTTTCCTTTG includes the following:
- a CDS encoding DUF2341 domain-containing protein encodes the protein MKTPHRALRFTSPRLLTMLLIVGTAGPPAQAVKQSMAIRVAGYDKPAVLTNFPLLVVFNEGRTNFLYSQFITTNGADLRVYDAAETNELAYEIETWNTNGDSMIWVRMPLLSGSNDYIRACWGDPAETNAPAYTTNGAVWNADYRLVLHMGSGADSSTNRLGGNVSNVVFAADNIGNVGWFNGTNSRIAKNHSTALKPSSTITISAWVKSGGLTTQRYRNIYRKEDLSARHILAFQEFGTIVSFGLHIAGVYNELDVSISAANYTDGWHLVTGVYDGTAKRLYSDGVQIGISNNVGALDTAGTAKAYIGCTEPEAEWYLGGIDELNLSGTARSSNWVWACYMSQKAGSTFLCYEPVVPRGTVMNLDDGGPDSLRGRLQLAVPGDTIQFNEGLEGTLVLTNGPLTIPDGIALEGPGPASITISGNGANRIFTANGVTASVSGLTFSNGLASGSNGGALYQAGGDITFSNCVFVNNRSLGADGAAGGWGGAIYATGGVTTVRDATFSANVAKGPRGLPPGTDNRSGGGGGGSGLG
- the pbpC gene encoding penicillin-binding protein 1C, with product MHFLFPFPRAALGEFPAATVLADREGNPLRLKLGPGDTDNVPRYRWRPDDWIAKAVIAAEDQRFYRHAGVDPLALARAVGQNLLHFRRVSGASTLSTQVIRLVQPRPRTLRTKLIEAFRALQMERALTKREILEQYLNRAPFGSNIVGIESAARRYFSKSAHDLSLAEAALLAGLPQAPARFRPDRHPARASKRQAYVLDRMAALGMITEAQRARAAERPCEIKPGRYVFAAPHFAQFVLDRLPPGQEGRTLHTTLDPALQSLAESALTRRRGYLDPLGIMGGAVVILEVKTGALRAMVGSPDYFDAARRGQVNGALAPRGAGSTLKPFVYAAAFDRGLATPLTVLRDEPALYRDYRPQNFGKEFRGDVTAREALVLSLNLPVLALAERIGGERLLGLFRRAGLRSLSRATDHYGLGLVLGQGEVRLLDLVNAYAALARGGHFMPWKVMDDMPPAAPKGARLFSPEACWLIADILGGDERMGELSGHQADVRMPRMAWKTGTSSACRDAWTIAFNPEYVVGVWIGHPDGESDEALVGVEAAAPVAWEIFRGLYPQGDGPWFARPEGLKKRSVCAVSGCPSGSQCEQAVEDWYIAGASLFTPCPMHGRSAAAPAMAAAGRTRDAPDALRITSPAAGTVFRMLDHWSGDRQQIALRAGGGTASGDLHWFIDNRYYGQGGGLFWPIERGAHQLVCCNALGQSDRVRIVVE